One Candidatus Woesearchaeota archaeon genomic window carries:
- a CDS encoding tail fiber domain-containing protein, giving the protein IEGIKFKWKQNNEESIGLIAQDVEKVFPEIVNTPKNSHKSIQYGNLVAPIIEAIKELSNDFETVKKRLDLLEKKI; this is encoded by the coding sequence AATTGAAGGAATAAAATTCAAATGGAAACAAAACAACGAAGAATCAATAGGACTAATAGCACAAGACGTAGAAAAAGTATTTCCTGAAATAGTAAACACCCCAAAAAACAGCCACAAATCAATACAATACGGAAACCTCGTAGCACCTATAATTGAAGCTATAAAAGAATTAAGTAATGATTTTGAAACTGTGAAGAAGCGTTTAGACTTATTAGAGAAAAAGATTTAA